Part of the Companilactobacillus zhachilii genome is shown below.
GCATGCTTTATTAATTTTTCAAATGTTTTGCCAGCCGCAATTATTGGTATTGTTTTTGCAATGATCGAATTCTTCCGTGATAAAAAGAACAAGAAATTACAAGATCAAATCGATGAAATGAAAGAATCTGGAGTAAATGGCGGAGGTGAAGAAGATGGTATCTAATACACAAGACCCTAAGAATAATGACAGTAAGTTGACCAAACATGATATAACAATGCTTGGTTTACGTTCAGCCTTTCTCCAATCGGCATTTTCATACGAAAGAATGCAAGCTGGTGGTTGGGCTTGGTCACAAGTACCAACATGGAAAAAGATTTTTGGTGACGATAAAAAGGCAATGTCAGAAGCAATGCAAGATAATATGGAATTCATTAACACGTCACCACCACTTGTATCTATCCTAATGGGATTGTTAACAAGTTTGGAAGAGAAAAGAGTTAATAGACAAACAATCAGAGGTTTGAAAAATGGATTGTTTGGTCCAATGGCTGGTATTGGTGATGCCATTTATTGGTTTACTTTAATGCCTATCGTTGGTGGTATTGCAGCATCATTTGCTTCCAAAGGAAATATTTTAGGACCTATTATCTTTTTCATTGTCTACCTAGGAATTTTTCTATGTAGAGTTCCATTCGCTCATTTAGGTTATAACTTGGGTGTTAAAGCCATTGATGTTATTCAAGATAACTCAGAAATTATTGCTAGAGTTGCTACAATTATGGGATTAACTGTAATCGGAGCTTTGATTAGTTCATATGTATCTCTATCGTTAAAAGTAAAAATTGGCTCTGTTTCATTACAAAAGGACTTTTTGGATAAAGTATTTCCCAATATCCTACCACTAGCTTTTACATTCTTTTTATATTGGTTACTTAGAAAAAAGGTATCTCCAATTGTATTGATTGCTGTAGTATTTGTACTTTGTATTTTATGTTCTTTCTTAGGAATTATGTAGGAGGGGAAACATGCCACAATATAAAACAATTGTTACTGGACACGGAAAGTTTGCATCGGGATTTCAAGGTGCAATAAAATTATTAGCCGGTAAACAACTTAATATGAAGTTTATTGATTTTGAAGATGGTATGAGTGAAGTTGATCTTCGTGAAAAATTTTTAAAGTCGATGGACGATGAACCTACTCTGTTCTTTACGGATTTAACTGGAGGAACACCATATAAGGAAGCTGCTAAGATAGCTTACGAATCATCGAACATTTTAGTGGTGGCGGGTTGCAATTTAGCGTCGTTACTTGAAACCACATTTAATAATTACAAGAGTTTAAAAGATTATGCTAATGATTTAGTTTCTATTACAAAGCAAAGTGCAGAATTATTTGAAATTGATACCGATGAAGATGATTCAACTCCTGAGAACTTTGATGATGGAATTTAAGTAAGTATAGAAATAAAATAAAATCTCCACATGAAAAAAGAAGCATGCCTATCCTTAGGAATGCTTCTTTTTTATCAATAATTAAATCAAAATAAAATTAATAAAATAATTTAAAAGCAAAATAATATAAATGGAACTATAATGACATTGGATGACAATATTATAAAACTATTATTGGCTGGGGGAATTTTTGTGAGAACTAGTAATTATAAATTAAGATTATTACTTATCTTCTTGGTAGCATTATTTTCATTATTACTATCTACAAATATTTCTCAAGCTGCCACGATATCGACGGCAAATTTTTCGAATACCGTAGCTAATGGTGATTATTATCAAACCGAAATCAATTTTCAATTATCAAATGAGGGTTCTCAATTAATTTTGTGTTCACCCGATTACAATAATTTGGATATTCCAATGTTAAAAAGTGAATTAGGTAAGAATAATGTTATTGAGAATGCTAATAAAAAACAAGTTCTGATTAATTTGAAAGATAAGATGGATCAAAGTAATTCGGGTTCATTTTTGCTTACGATGAAGAAGTCTGACAGTGATATCATTTATATTCGTGATATCGATAATAATGAGTTAGCCAATGAGAACTTGGTAACTGAGAAAGCAGTTGATAGTAAGGTGACTTTCAATGCTTTGCAAGCTACTAATTTAATGACTAATAATGATGCCTTAACGACCGATAATACGGTGGGAGCATTACCTAGTCGAGCTGATTTGACCAAGGCTACAACTAGTGCGGAAATTTATGTTGAACCGGTAACTGTCTCAGACATTGACCAAGATTTGACGGTACATGGCACGTGGAAATCGACATCTAATAGAGTTACGTTATACTATCGTTTTAATAGCAGTGGTTCGGTTCCTAAGCCTGGTGCAGACTACATTCCCGGAATTGAAAAATGGGGAACGCTAGGTACTTTCACAGGAACAGCTGGAGCAGTTAATAGCTTTACAGCAACGATACCTAGTTCAACCATGAAGGCTTTGACGTCGGGAAGTCTCAGTCTATATACTAATTATGTAGATCCTAAGGCTGGAGATTTGGGAACTCCATACAGAAGTGTTGTAACAAATCCTCCATATGCTAAAGATTTAAAAATTTTAAATAACGGTGTAGAGAATAACACGAGCATTAGTAATCCATATATCGCTAGAGGTACAAAACTGACGTTGAGCGGCAGTATAACGACCAATACTCCTGGTACACTTAAATTCGTTGTGGATGATGACGAGACCAATGCTCCTTCTTTGAACCTCACGATTCCAGGAATTAATAGTTCATATACACAATCGATAAATTTAAGTAATTTAGGAAAAGATGATAGTAAAGTTCACGAAGCCGTTTATGAATATATTGCTGGTGGTAAGGTTCTAGCTGCTACAAAGTATTACTTTGTTGTCGGTAATGAGTTAAAACTAACGGTTCCACAAACAATTGATTTCGGTTCGCATATGTATACTGACTTTATTAATGGTTTTACGGCGACCCCAGATGTTAATGGAGAACTAGCAATTTTTGATGGTCGAACTGGAAATTACAGTGGCAACATTGGCTTGATGGCATCAGCGACACCATTTAGAAATGCTAAGGGTGATAAATTATCTGCAAATCTATCTTGGGATGGAAAGGTGATCCCAGATGATGGTACCGGAGTTAAAGTCGGCGAAGTCACACCACCAACAGCAGCTGAACCAGCCTATCAAAACTTTACACAGAACTTAAAGAATGATTTGAAATTTACTTCACCTAAAGGTACTGGACCTCAAAGTGGAAACTATACAAGTACCTTGACATGGACAGTAGATGATACGTTGAAGTAGAGAGCGTGTGATAAAACATGGTAAGACTAGTAATCTAATTTTGGATTGCTAGTCTTTTTGATTATATTTAATTAATACAGCACTTTTATATCGAATTAGTTAGTTGGACTGTACTAAAAATAACAAATATATTAGTCTCTGGGTGCAAAAAATGTTGGCAGCAGTGCAGGTGGCGTTATGGCTTCAGCCATTACACCACGGGACGAGTTTTGAAATTCGCGTACTTTGCGAAGTTCAAAATAGAGACGAAAGACCTTTGCTTTCGTCGGTCCCCACAGCGCCAACATTTTTTTGTACCCAGGGACGGCAACGGACCAAACTTGGATAAAGAACCATGTTTACATTTGACGTCCACTTTTGTGCATTTTAAGTTAATATTCAGTTATAAAAGATAATATTTTAGTCATACTTAAAATATATATTTCGGTATAGTAAACAATAATGTAAAAAATCATGAAAGCTGGCAGTTATCCGAGCTAGCTATTGTATAATTAAATTTGAGGAGATGAGGGTATGAGCAGAACACCATATACTTTCCAAGATACTGATGCTTTTAAAAGTACGGAACAATTAATTATCAGAGGTCGATTTTTCGCGACCACAGTATCTGATCAATTTGATCAATTTGAACCTGAGAAGAGAAACATCCATAAAATCTTAAACATCAAAAATAAGCTGTTAGTTCCGGAACTACTAGCCGTTAAGCGTGAACGAATGTCGAAGTCACTTTTTGCATTTTTCCGTGGAACAGTTGATGTAATGCATTATGATCTATCACGTAATGAGAATAGTGGTATCAAGGTATTAGTTGGTGGCGACGCTCATCTCGGTAACTTCGGTTTCTATGGTTCGTCAGAAGGGCAATTGCTCTTTGACATGAATGATTTTGATGAAGCGCATTTGGGGCACTGGGAATATGATTTGAAACGTCTATTGGTCAGTGCTTTGATCGTGGCACGCTCACACGGCTTTGTTGAAACAGATGTCCAGGAATTCTTGTTAACGGTGGTTGAGACTTATTTTGATACACTCAAACATATGACAAAAATTTCGGAAATGAAGCGGTTTATTTTACCTAATACGCTTCAAAATATTACGGAAATATTTGGAATGTTAAAAGATAACGAAGAATACTTCCAAGAATCATTTAATAAAATGATTGCTAAGAGCATTAAAAAGGCTCAGAAGAGTAATTCACAATTAGTTATTGAAAAGTACACTGAGGTTGGTGCTAATGGTGAGCGTCGTTTTATCGAAAGCAAGCCAGTAACTCAACATATTAGTGAAAAAGATTACAAGAGTGTAGTCGACGGTTACAAACGTTACAAGAAAAACCAACGCAGCGATGTCAGATTGTTTTTGGAAGATTTCGATATTATCGATATCGTCCGTCACAGTGTTGGCGTAGGAAGTGTGGGGACACTTTGTTATTTGATTTTGTTACAAGACTTGGATAGTAACTATTTAGTACTTCAAGCCAAGCAAGCTCTACCAATTTATAATGACGACAAGCTTTACTCTGACGATGAGGTTAGTCAGGGTCAAAACATTGTTAACAGTCAATTGATTTTACAAAGCGCTTCTGATCCATTTTTGGGGGCCTTCGATACTAAGAAATATAGTTTTTATATGCGTCAATTTAAGGATATGAAATCATCTATCAACTTGGATAAGTTAGATTTTGAATCATTTGAGGACTATACGAAGGTTTGTGTCATTTTACTAGCCAGAGCTCATTCACATTCACCAAACTACCCACTAATTATTGGTTTTGGCGAAGAATACGCTGATATTGCTAATTCTTTGATGAATTTCACGAATAGCTACGTTAAGCAAGTAGAATATGACTACGCATCATTTAAAAAAGAACAGAGGGATGAAGGATAATTATAGGAATGAAGGTTAATTAGTTATATGAAGGATAAATATTATAATAGGGATTTAAGTTGGATATTATTTGATAATCGAGTAATTGATCAAGCTTACGATGAAAAAGTTCCATATTTAGAAAAGTTGCGCTTTTTAGCAATTGCTTCTAATAATTTGGACGAATTTTTCCGTGTTCGTATGCACAATATTCATACTATGGTTAAGCAAGATAAGTCGGAGAAACGAACTGGTTTGTCGGGGGAAGAATTGCTGGGCCTAGTTTATGATTTCAATACTAAGAATATTGAAAAGCAATATGTTGCTTATAAGTCACTGATGAAAGAAGCTAAGGAAGCCGATCTTTTTAAATTGATGAAATTTAAAGAGTTGAGTGATGCTGAAAAGAAAAATATAAAAAGGCTTTTTAATAAGAAAATTTTGCCAAGATTAGATTTCCAACGATTCATGAAGGGGTTCAAGTATCGTCGTAATTTGAATTTATTGATGGAAACACCACATTACGTTTATACTTGTCCGATTCCAGAAGATTTGGGACGTTTGATTGAAACTGGTGTTGATAATCATTATATTTTGATTGAGGATGTTATTCGTCACTGTGCATCTGACTTGATTCGTAAGTATCAAATTTCAAAATTTTACGTTTTTCGTGTGACTTATGACCAAAATAAGCCATATGATTTCTTAGATGAGAATTTAACAGATGAAGAATATCTCAATAAGATGATTAAATATGTCGACACGCGTAATTTGAGAAAAATCACACGAGTAGAGTTTTCAGAAAACGGCGATAAAAAGGGTCGAGAATACTTTGCTAAATTACTCAACATTAGCAAGAAGAGTGTTTATAAGATTCCGGGACCGGTTGATTTAAAATTCCTTGGTAATATTTTCAAGCTTTATAAAAATCATGCAGATTTGATTTTCCCACCGTTTGAAGCTTTACAGTGGAATAAGTCTAATAATATTTTGCAATATTTGGATAGATCACCAATATTTGTTCAATATCCGTATGATTCATTCCAAGTTTTCATTGATTACCTAGAAACAGCGGTCAATGATCCGAAAACAACTAAGATTTGTATTACCATATATCGTACTGAGAAAAATTCTGATTTATTGAGACTGCTAAAGGAAGCTGCGGCCAAGGGAATTGATGTTACAGCGGTTGTTGAATTGCGGGCCCGTTTCGACGAAGTCCATAATATTGAAGTTGCTAAGGCACTCAAGGAAGTTGGCGTCAGAGTTTTATTCGGCGATAAAGTCAATAAAGTTCATTCCAAGATTTGTTTGGTTTTACATGCAGATAAAACTGGATATGTTCAAATTGGTACAGGTAATTATAATGCTATTACGGCTAACGTTTTCTCAGATGTCAGCTACTTTACAAGTAACCAAGATTATATTGATGACGCAACGAAGTTTTTCCACTATTTGATTACTGGTGAAAAGACGCCTTATAAGTATTTGACGGCATCGCCCAATGGGATTAACGATAAAGTTATTGCCAATATCAAACGTGCAACGGCAGCTTACAAGCGCGATGGCCAAGGTGAAGTCTTTATGAAAGTTAATGGCTTGACTGATGTTGATATCATTGATGCGATTTATGATGCCGCTAAGGAAGGCTTGCCATTTAGAATGATTGTACGTGGTCCTTGTTCATTAAAACTGGGAGTCTGCGGTTCTAAAGAAGATATCCGAGTAAAGAGTATCGTTGGTGAGTTGCTAGAGCATAGCCGAATTTTCAAATTCCAATATGGTAGTGACCACACTGATATTTGGATTTCATCGGCTGATATGATGACTAGAAATCTGGAACGTCGGGTTGAGATTGCAGTACCAGTAATGGAAGAAAAGCCTAAACGCCAATTGTTGAAGATTGTTAAGATGTTCTGGAAGGATACCGAGAACTCTTATCATTTAACTGATGAGGGAAATTATGTGAAGATACATGATCCCCATGGTATTTCTGCGCAACAGACATGGCTAGAACGTCTACAATATCGTAAATATATCCATACAAAGTAAAACTACGTAAAAAAATCCTTCAAAATTAATTGAAGGATTTTTTTGTTGTGTTGAATTTAGTTTTTTTGTGTAGTTTTTCTGAGAAGAGTTACACAAGGGCAACTCCTTCCGCTTTTCAAAACTAGCTAAATCGCCCGCAAAAAACAGCGTGCAATTCATCTAGTTCCGAAAATGCTCGGGAGCTAATCGCCCTTGTTCCACTCTCTAATCATTAAAATTGTTATTCTCAACGTCTTTGATGAATGTCTTCAAATGATCGAAGTAAACTGGTGCGTTATCAATCATATGATGGTGTCCACCGTTTGGTGTTGTAACTAAGCGTGCATGTGGAATTTCCTTTTGCATAATCTTAGCTGTTGGGATTGGCATTGTTTCATGTTCACCGAAAGTAATCAATGTTGGTACAGTGATTTCTTTAAGATGTTTTCTGAAGTGCCAATCTTTTAGTTTACCTGTGATAACAAATTCATTGTCACCTTGGAAGGTATTGTAAACAGGAGTTCCCGTTGTATCAACTAAATGTCTGATAGCTTTTGGTTGTTTACGATCAACGTATTCAGCGTTCAAAATATCAACGTAGCTTTGGTAAGTAGGGTCAGATAGGTTGTTGTCAGCTTCGACTTTTTCCATGTATTTAACTTTGTCAGGACCTAATGTGTCCAAACGACATTTGTTAATATTCTTTACATAGTCATCAATTTCGTCAACCATACTTGAGATGATAGCACCCTTAAGATGTTGTCCATATTTAGCAGCGTACATTTGAACTAAAGCGCCACCCCATGATTGTCCAATAAGGTAGAAATTATCTAGTCCAAGCTTTTGTCTAACTTCTTCAACTTCTTCTAGGAAGTAGTCGTATGTTAAATACTTTTTAGCAATTTCGGGATCGCTGTAGTCAGGTTGATCAGAATACCATGAACCTAATTGGTCATAGAAAGTAACTTGAACACCTAAGTCGGCTAATTCATCACCAAAGTTTTCCCAGTATTCGTGATTTCCACCAGGTCCGCCGTGAAGACAGAGCAATTTGATATCACCATGACCTTGAGTGTGAGTCCATAAATGGTAACCGTTGTCTAAAGTAAGGATTGTTGTTCCTTGTTTCATAAAAAATTCACCTTCCTGCAAATGATAATAATAAGTATATATCTATCTCTTAGTTTATTTCAAATAATCTATAATATTATTTTAATCATTTTAATGTAAAGCTTATTTTATATTTTCTGAAAGATGCCATATAAATATTCCGTCTCCAAGAGCAAGAAATTTTGGTAGCTATGGGGACCGATTCGAGCCAAAGAGCGGTCTCGAATCTCGATTTTGAACCTCGCAAAAATCACGAGTTTCAAAAGTCGTCCCGTGGTGTAGGCGCAAAAGCGCCAACGCCACCTACACAGCGACCAAAATTTCTTGCTCTTTCCGGCTAGTTTATTCTTTGTTTCTAAATCAATAGTGAACAACTGTCAATATCATAATGTCACTGATAACTAAAGTCGTAGGATAAGGGGTATATTTGGATTTTAAAAGTGATTTTAAATCTATAGTCAAAAATAAATCAGCACCATGCGTAGTTCAATATAAAAAATGAATTGGTCTAATGAATATAGCCTTTTTCAAAAAATGTAAAAATAAAAAGAACTGCTCGGCTGAGCAATTCTTATTTAAAACATCGTATTTTTAATCTTTGCTTGAGATTTAATTTGTTCTAAATCAACTGTAATAAGATTAATAGTTACGTTGGGATTACTTCTTTTCAGTTGGTTGAAGTCAGAAGGAGTTGGAAGTTTCTTTTGTTCATACAAGGATAATCCTAAAGCCTCGGGAGCACGTTTTAGAGCCTCAGCCATACCATTTCCATAAGTTAAAGCTTCAGGAACATCTGGAAATTCGACACTGTAGACTCCAGGAGTATTGCCATTATCATCAAAAATAGCAGGATATACAACTAATCTTTTTTTCATTCATATTCTCCCTATTCAGGCGTTATTTTAAATTTGCTTGTTTTAAAATTAGATTGTAGGTCTTGAGAGGAATATCATCTTTTAGTTCAGAATAGGCAATCGTAACAAATTTGCCTTTGCCGTTAGTAAGACGATGGTGGTCTCCAACAATCCGAATTTCGTAAAAACCATGTGATTTTAATAAATTTAAGACATCTTTGACAGTATGTTCCATGATTATTCCTCGAATTGTTCTTATAATAAATACTGATGAAGTATAAGTCAAAAAATATGAATGGTAATTACAGATTCGAATAATTTATATTTCAAGAAAGATATCGTAATATTTAAGTGTTTTAAATGATTATGATAAAATTGGTATATGTTAAAAGGGGCGATATGATGAAAAAAGTATTAATTAGTCTATTGTCTGTGGGGATGCTTTTGGGAGTTTTTGGTGGAACTGGATCGAATAATTCTGGTTCACCTAATTTAATAGAAGAAACAGTACAAGCAGATTCGACAAGCAATAGTAAAACTATCAATTATGAAGTCTATAAAAATGGTTCAAATTCACTTTCACCAATGAATGCACTATTTACTAAGAGTGCTACGATAACACCAAATGATGATGGAACTTATAAAGTTACCATCACTGGTCGTGGCACTAATTTGAGTGACTTAGATGTGTCGACAATTGATGGACAAACACCTAAGATTTCAAATGGTGATAATAATCAAAAAAATATTAGTTTTAATGTAAATAGTTTAGATGATTTGGATAAAGATATTCCAGCAACAGTTCAAACCAAGGTTTTAAATTTAAATATTGATCAACAAAATGTCACATTTAAATTTGATTTGAGTTCCATGTATTCAGATGGCAATAATTCCTTTGCGGACAGTCTGAATAAGATTACGCATGCTGAGAATAATATTACTAATGGTCTTAATAATGCCAAAAGCATTGTCAGTGATTTACAAAGTAATGATGACAATGACAAAATTATTTCAACACCAAGTGATGATACCGATACTAATACGACGACAAATAATAACGACAGTAGTAATACCAATCAAGTCAGTCCAAAAACAATTTTAAAAGAATTGACATATAAGATTGCTAAAAATAATGGCGATGGTTCACTAATTTCACCATATTTTACTAATACGGCTAAATTGATGCAAAATCCTGATGGCAGTTATTACGTTGAGGCAACTATTAAGTATCCTAAGAAATTTGGAAACAACGCCTTTGAGATTAATTCAATCAATCATCAGAAACCTTTCAATGTCAGTTTTAGAAGTGAAGGCGACAGTAATTACATAACCTTTGACTTCCCAATTAAAAAAATAACAGATTTGAGCAATCTTATTCCAGGCGATATAACGATGAATATTCCTGATTTTGGGTTGAATAAAGATTTGGGCTTTGATTTGAACTTTGATGGCCTCGACCCATCCGAATTATCTAATTTGATGAGTGGAGTAGATACATCAGGCTTATCAGATTTGATTTCAAATTTAGGAAGCATCAGTGACTTGGGTGACGCTAAGCCAGTGGCAGCCAACAATAATACTGCTACCAAGAAAAGTGCGGGTACGTTACCTCAAACTGGAAATACTACTAATTACGTTTTGGTAGTTATTGGAAGTTTAGTTTTAATTTTAACAATGGTCTTATTAAAGGGTACATATTTTAAAAAAGCAAAATAGTTTATTTAATAAAAAACAGTTGTAAGAATTCTATTTTTTTAGATAATTCCTACAACTGTTTTTGTGATCTAAATTAAAAATGGTTTAAGCCTTACCACCATAATAGTCAATCCTTTAAGGTTAAAAGATTTATGCCGTAATATTCAAGTTGATTAAGATATTTATCAAGTAATGAAAAAACTAGTCGGAAGGAGCAAGAAATTTAGGCCGCTATGAAGGTGGCGTTATGGCTTTAGCCATTACACCACGGGACGAGTTTTGAGACTTGCGTTTTTTGCAAGGCTCAAAATCGAGGATGGAGACCTTGGCTCCAACCGGTCCCCATAGCGACCTAAATTTCTTGCTCCTGGAGACGGCATACTACACTTTTGCTTTGTTTTATTATCAGAATGTGTTAATAATATTCTAATAATAAAATTACTACTTGGAGGGCACCATTATGGGGGCTATCAGTGAACGCGATATTGTCACTCTTTGTGGTCAAGTGGGTACAATTCTACTAGAGAATGGTGCCGAAACGGCTCGAGTTGAAAATACAGTTGAATATGTTGGAAGAGCTGCGGATCTACCGGTTGTTTGTCACGCGACAATGACTGGTATTTTTGTTAGCTCTGAAAAAAGCGCTACGACCAGAATCTTTAAAGTGCGTGTGGGTGACTTTAATTTACAAAAAGTGGATGAAATCAATACTTTGTCCAGACAATTTACTAGTCATCAGATTACGTATGATGAATTACAAGAAGCAGTTGATCGGGTTGATCAAGAGACGCTTGATTTCTCATGGTTAACTAAATGTTTTGGAGCTGGCTTAGTTTCGATGCCACCGATGTTATTGTTTAAGGCTACTTGGGGTGATTTAGGATTAGCTTTTTTCGTGGGAATTATTGGCTATGTGGCTTCCCAATTTGTCGGACATCATACGAAAATCCCTTATATACCAGTGGCAGTCGGTAGTTTAGTAATCAGCATGTTGGCACATATACTGGGTATTTATGGAATCGCTCACGATGCTAACTACATTATTATTAGTGCTTTGATGCCACTAGTACCTGGTGTTCCAATGACCAATTCGCTAAGAGAAATTATTGAAAGAAATACTATTTCCGGATTAGTGCGAGCCACCGATGCAATTATGTCAGGTATTTCCATCGGTAGTGGTGTAATTATTGGTCAAATCGTTATTAGGACACTATTAGGAGGGTAATCATGTCAGAAATTATTTATGGTTTCATTTTCGGCTTTTTATCAAGCGTTGGTTTTGGCATCATTACGAATAATCCCCGTCGGACTTTAATACCAGCAGGACTAGTCGGAGCAGTTGCCTGGATCGTCTACATAATTGTCGGTTGGTATAATCATGGATTGATTATGCCTAATTTGATGGGAGCCGTGGTCATTGTAATTTTAGGAAATCTGTGTTCTATTTTGGTCAAAGCACCAGTTAATATTTTCTACGTTCCCTGTCTAGTTTCGTTAGTTCCTGGAGCAATTTTGTATGACAGCATGCGTAATTTTACCTTAGGACATGATAGTTTGGCAGCATATGGCTTCGTTAAAGCTTTAACAGTCGGGATGTCATTAGCCATTGGTTTCATTATTGCGGAAGTAATTGCCAATAAACTTTACCCACCTGTTAAGCGCTATTTGGCTAAGAAAGAAAAGAAGTAGTTTACAAAGAATGCAATTTAAAAAATTAGTTTGGGACAAAATTATTATTGTCTTTAAATATGCAGCGTAAACGTGGAACAAAACATAGCTTTTTCCGCTTAAAACAAGCGAGACTAGCAACCCAAAAATCGGGTTACTAGTCTCGTTTGCCTTAATGCTCGAAAGCTGAACATGTTTTGTCCCACTTTTTTTAACTATTTTTTGAAACTTGATTAACATCAAGTTCTTATACTGCCGAACCCTTTAGAATATGTCTTGTAAGTTAAGGGAGAGGTAAGCAAAATGACAAAATTAAATATATGGATTACAAAACATCAAAATAAAATAACTGCATCCATCGCAATCTTGATTGCTTTAAGTTTGCTTTCGGGCTTTGTATTAAAAATAGAAACAGCCGCAACGGTCTTTATGATCATTGCCAGTATTCTTGGAGCTATTCCAGTAGCTCTACATGCTTTTAGTGCATTGCAAAATAAAGTTATCAGTATTGAATTATTGGTAACCATTGCCGTTATCGGTGCCTTTATTATTGGAGAATATGAGGAATCCGCTGTTGTAACTTTCCTCTTTCTCTTTGGTAATTATTTGGAACAAAAGACTTTGGAAAAGACTCGTTCTTCCGTTAAAAGTTTGACCAAGATGGCTCCAACAACTGCCGAATTAGTTGATGAAGATGGCAAAACTGAAACGGTTGACGTTGACGATTTGGACGAAGGTGACCATGTTTTAGTTAAACCAGGTGGTCAAATTCCCGTTGATGGCAAAATCATTGACGGTACTGGATATATGAATGAAGCTTCAATCACTGGTGAATCAACACCGGTCAAAAAAGGTATCGGTGATAAAGTTTTCGCCGGTTCATTAACTGATAATGGGACAATTACTGTTGAAACTACTTCGGTCGGTGAAGATACAACTTTTGGTAAGATCATTGAGCTTGTTGAAGAAGCCCAAGATAGTCAATCACCTGCCGCTCGTTTCATTGATAAATTTGCTACATACTACACACCTGCTGTTTTGATTATCGGGATTCTCGTTTGGGCAATTACACGTGACTTTCCATTGGCAATCACCGTGCTTGTTCTAGGTTGCCCCGGAGCTTTGGTTATCGGTGCTCCTGTTTCAAACGTTGCCGGAATTGGTAATGGTGCTAAAAATGGTATTTTAATGAAAGGTGGCAATGCCGTTAATAGTTTTTCACATGTGGATACTTTAGTTCTTGATAAAACTGGTACATTAACTACCGGTAAAATGAGTGTTACTGATGTGGATAACTTTGGTGACAAGGAAAAGAACCTAGCTTTACTAGCCGCTGTGGAAAAAACTTCTGATCACCCACTAGGTCAAGCTATCGTTAAATATGCAACTGACCAAAATGTGACCG
Proteins encoded:
- the agaD gene encoding PTS galactosamine transporter subunit IID; translated protein: MVSNTQDPKNNDSKLTKHDITMLGLRSAFLQSAFSYERMQAGGWAWSQVPTWKKIFGDDKKAMSEAMQDNMEFINTSPPLVSILMGLLTSLEEKRVNRQTIRGLKNGLFGPMAGIGDAIYWFTLMPIVGGIAASFASKGNILGPIIFFIVYLGIFLCRVPFAHLGYNLGVKAIDVIQDNSEIIARVATIMGLTVIGALISSYVSLSLKVKIGSVSLQKDFLDKVFPNILPLAFTFFLYWLLRKKVSPIVLIAVVFVLCILCSFLGIM
- a CDS encoding PTS sugar transporter subunit IIA; protein product: MPQYKTIVTGHGKFASGFQGAIKLLAGKQLNMKFIDFEDGMSEVDLREKFLKSMDDEPTLFFTDLTGGTPYKEAAKIAYESSNILVVAGCNLASLLETTFNNYKSLKDYANDLVSITKQSAELFEIDTDEDDSTPENFDDGI
- a CDS encoding DUF2252 domain-containing protein, whose translation is MSRTPYTFQDTDAFKSTEQLIIRGRFFATTVSDQFDQFEPEKRNIHKILNIKNKLLVPELLAVKRERMSKSLFAFFRGTVDVMHYDLSRNENSGIKVLVGGDAHLGNFGFYGSSEGQLLFDMNDFDEAHLGHWEYDLKRLLVSALIVARSHGFVETDVQEFLLTVVETYFDTLKHMTKISEMKRFILPNTLQNITEIFGMLKDNEEYFQESFNKMIAKSIKKAQKSNSQLVIEKYTEVGANGERRFIESKPVTQHISEKDYKSVVDGYKRYKKNQRSDVRLFLEDFDIIDIVRHSVGVGSVGTLCYLILLQDLDSNYLVLQAKQALPIYNDDKLYSDDEVSQGQNIVNSQLILQSASDPFLGAFDTKKYSFYMRQFKDMKSSINLDKLDFESFEDYTKVCVILLARAHSHSPNYPLIIGFGEEYADIANSLMNFTNSYVKQVEYDYASFKKEQRDEG
- the ppk1 gene encoding polyphosphate kinase 1, with the translated sequence MKDKYYNRDLSWILFDNRVIDQAYDEKVPYLEKLRFLAIASNNLDEFFRVRMHNIHTMVKQDKSEKRTGLSGEELLGLVYDFNTKNIEKQYVAYKSLMKEAKEADLFKLMKFKELSDAEKKNIKRLFNKKILPRLDFQRFMKGFKYRRNLNLLMETPHYVYTCPIPEDLGRLIETGVDNHYILIEDVIRHCASDLIRKYQISKFYVFRVTYDQNKPYDFLDENLTDEEYLNKMIKYVDTRNLRKITRVEFSENGDKKGREYFAKLLNISKKSVYKIPGPVDLKFLGNIFKLYKNHADLIFPPFEALQWNKSNNILQYLDRSPIFVQYPYDSFQVFIDYLETAVNDPKTTKICITIYRTEKNSDLLRLLKEAAAKGIDVTAVVELRARFDEVHNIEVAKALKEVGVRVLFGDKVNKVHSKICLVLHADKTGYVQIGTGNYNAITANVFSDVSYFTSNQDYIDDATKFFHYLITGEKTPYKYLTASPNGINDKVIANIKRATAAYKRDGQGEVFMKVNGLTDVDIIDAIYDAAKEGLPFRMIVRGPCSLKLGVCGSKEDIRVKSIVGELLEHSRIFKFQYGSDHTDIWISSADMMTRNLERRVEIAVPVMEEKPKRQLLKIVKMFWKDTENSYHLTDEGNYVKIHDPHGISAQQTWLERLQYRKYIHTK
- a CDS encoding proline-specific peptidase family protein, which gives rise to MKQGTTILTLDNGYHLWTHTQGHGDIKLLCLHGGPGGNHEYWENFGDELADLGVQVTFYDQLGSWYSDQPDYSDPEIAKKYLTYDYFLEEVEEVRQKLGLDNFYLIGQSWGGALVQMYAAKYGQHLKGAIISSMVDEIDDYVKNINKCRLDTLGPDKVKYMEKVEADNNLSDPTYQSYVDILNAEYVDRKQPKAIRHLVDTTGTPVYNTFQGDNEFVITGKLKDWHFRKHLKEITVPTLITFGEHETMPIPTAKIMQKEIPHARLVTTPNGGHHHMIDNAPVYFDHLKTFIKDVENNNFND